A genomic window from Salvia splendens isolate huo1 chromosome 11, SspV2, whole genome shotgun sequence includes:
- the LOC121754634 gene encoding uncharacterized protein LOC121754634 has translation MSLGELRGNEGKIPATVQQTGCENISEVSLRSGKVYQSPSPPAVSLASIPGPSHQEEGESSGADQTKGKKKGKAKVGRETTRESQGEETEKVKPYPYRGMVTRKRDATIDVASMFKDVEVKVPLLTALKMPPISKFIKDYLAGKVNEEGRMITEENVSAVIQRSDLPSKKIDPGMFTLPISIGDIQVEHAMCDLGVSINVLPYSIYKKLGEAKLVDTDIMIQLADRSCIHPEGILEDVIVKVNDFLYPADFFVIKMTEPAAKESSGVLLGRLFLSTASTIIDVRNGTISLDFNGEEFTFNIDDAMKRPADIENVYSVDVAELLVQEYLEEEFLQRQFTDSAADEEVEKEVAEWYEAMNVGEMDDQAIAKVMMDFCDRPRPAGSSGKAQVSSLEKLPDQGKSLRRETEENPLPTEVPKPAKELKPLPAHLKYAYLGEDETKPVIINSQLTQGQEDRLLEVLKRNQKAIGWKLTDLVGINLDLCMHHIRLEEGVKTHRDQQRKLNLHMREEVLKEIV, from the coding sequence ATGTCGCTGGGAGAGCTGAGAGGCAACGAAGGAAAAATTCCTGCCACAGTGCAGCAGACTGGGTGTGAGAACATTAGCGAAGTCTCCCTGAGGTCAGGGAAGGTGTACCAGAGCCCCAGCCCACCTGCAGTGTCCCTAGCATCTATACCTGGACCAAGCCACCAAGAAGAAGGAGAGTCCAGTGGAGCGGATCAAACGAAGGGGAAAAAGAAAGGCAAAGCGAAGGTGGGCCGTGAGACCACAAGAGAAAGTCAAGGTGAAGAAACCGAGAAGGTCAAACCATATCCATACCGCGGAATGGTGACCAGGAAGAGAGACGCCACAATTGACGTGGCCAGTATGTTCAAAGATGTGGAAGTCAAGGTGCCACTCTTGACGGCACTGAAAATGCCCCCAATCAGCAAGTTTATAAAGGACTACCTGGCGGGGAAGGTCAATGAGGAGGGGAGAATGATTACAGAGGAGAACGTCTCTGCCGTGATCCAGAGGAGCGACCTCCCATCAAAAAAGATCGACCCAGGAATGTTCACGCTCCCAATTTCGATTGGGGATATTCAAGTGGAGCACGCCATGTGTGATTTAGGAGTGTCTATCAATGTTCTGCCATACTCCATTTATAAGAAGCTGGGAGAGGCCAAGCTAGTCGATACTGATATAATGATACAGTTGGCCGACAGATCTTGTATTCACCCGgagggaattctggaagatgTAATCGTGAAGGTGAATGATTTTCTATACCCAGCAGACTTTTTCGTCATCAAGATGACAGAGCCAGCAGCAAAGGAGTCGAGTGGAGTTCTACTGGGAAGGCTGTTCCTATCCACGGCCAGCACTATAATTGACGTCCGTAATGGGACAATCAGCTTGGATTTCAATGGAGAGGAGTTCACGTTCAATATTGATGACGCTATGAAGAGACCAGCAGACATCGAGAACGTGTACTCAGTAGATGTGGCTGAGTTGCTAGTACAGGAATATCTGGAGGAGGAATTCCTACAGAGGCAGTTCACTGACTCCGCTGCAGATGAAGAGGTCGAGAAAGAAGTCGCTGAATGGTACGAAGCCATGAACGTCGgtgaaatggatgatcaagccatcgcgaAAGTGATGATGGATTTTTGCGATCGCCCGCGACCAGCTGGGTCAAGCGGGAAGGCTCAAGTGTCTAGCCTCGAAAAGTTGCCTGATCAAGGCAAGTCACTGAGAAGAGAAACAGAAGAAAATCCATTGCCTACTGAAGTGCCGAAACCCGCAAAGGAGTTAAAGCCTCTTCCAGCACATTTAAAGTATGCCTATCTGGGAGAAGACGAAACAAAGCCAGTCATCATCAACAGTCAGTTGACCCAGGGGCAGGAAGACAGATTGCTGGAAGTACTAAAGCGCAACCAGAAAGCCATAGGATGGAAGTTGACAGATCTGGTGGGCATCAACCTTGACTtgtgcatgcaccacatcagatTGGAGGAAGGAGTTAAAACGCATCGTGACCAGCAACGCAAACTTAACCTCCACATGAGAGAAGAAGTGCTCAAGGAGATAGTCTAG